The following proteins are co-located in the Acinetobacter shaoyimingii genome:
- a CDS encoding PhzF family phenazine biosynthesis protein, whose product MKMYQVDAFTLELFKGNPAAVIVRDEWLDDTLMQNIAAENNLAETAFVKIIDESHYEIRWFTPKVEVDFCGHATLASSFVIFQDYTQAKQIQFHVKNLGFFTIVQATDGKIQMDFPIRRAHLQEHYPELLNEVIDRPIKEVYLNEQAYILVCEHEQDVIEAKPNFALINAIAEAYEVSTSITASDAFDIAVTAKSNQYDYVARYFAPHKGIDEDPVTGSMHTGLAPLWAEKLNKNSLLAYQSSERGGELYCEIKGNDRVSISGYAKLYMTAEIYID is encoded by the coding sequence ATGAAAATGTATCAAGTCGATGCCTTTACCTTGGAATTATTTAAAGGAAATCCAGCGGCGGTGATTGTTCGTGATGAATGGTTAGACGATACATTGATGCAAAATATTGCGGCTGAAAATAATTTGGCAGAAACGGCATTTGTTAAAATCATTGATGAAAGTCATTATGAAATTCGTTGGTTTACGCCAAAAGTAGAAGTGGATTTCTGTGGTCATGCAACTTTGGCCAGCAGTTTTGTCATTTTTCAAGATTATACTCAGGCCAAGCAAATTCAGTTTCATGTTAAAAATTTAGGCTTTTTTACCATTGTTCAAGCAACAGATGGCAAAATTCAGATGGATTTTCCTATTCGCCGTGCGCATTTACAAGAGCATTATCCTGAATTACTCAATGAAGTGATTGATCGTCCGATTAAAGAAGTATATTTGAATGAGCAAGCTTATATTTTAGTCTGTGAGCATGAGCAAGATGTCATTGAAGCCAAGCCAAATTTTGCTTTAATTAATGCCATTGCTGAGGCTTATGAAGTCAGCACCTCAATAACGGCATCCGATGCTTTTGATATTGCGGTAACAGCGAAATCTAATCAATATGATTATGTTGCCCGTTATTTTGCACCACATAAAGGTATTGATGAAGACCCTGTTACAGGTTCCATGCATACAGGACTTGCACCACTATGGGCTGAAAAATTGAATAAAAATAGCTTATTGGCATATCAAAGCTCTGAACGTGGTGGTGAGTTATATTGCGAAATTAAGGGCAATGATAGAGTGAGTATTTCAGGTTATGCAAAGCTCTATATGACGGCCGAAATTTATATCGACTGA
- a CDS encoding M16 family metallopeptidase yields the protein MLTRFKTLTLSLFIISVSADALAGSGLVKAEQNIEEYKLDNGLRVVLAPNDKENKVIINTVYLTGSLNDPKGKGGLAHLLEHLAFKGTQNVKGEEFQRRLDQFTLMTNASTDYYSTKYINVVRPEKTVIDEVLYLESERMDKLVLQEKFVPSEINIVMREREVRMDQPSAVLMDQMWKAAYGNESLGRLAIGDLNELQSIKMDELNKFYRTWYAPNNAVIVIAGKFNKADVLKTIDKNFSPIPQRTVPESAKVPPFNINNMKIKEFAVKKGSDLAKYNVYLNSKNENIQAALSFTPYLYTMQPSGHLYKDMVESGISTNVFATTWLDQHFNLVLLGAIYAPNHHAENVKKQLIQSVEKPQKFNATEVNRIKNMVKNAQETMITNSSAVADMISEYMVSQQGDWSKFFKEQKQLQDLSVDEINQILTSFLTSTHRISADIQPTPEDQKKAQTLKEEAAVPSQTLDQKAEQAEPLKDAQVYRAEVSQYLKTSKARLDATEKKIQRGKLKNGMKYALFPTKTRDGKTYVSIDVDFGTEQSMFNKADIIGLTSYLLLRASEQYSLQDIADKSIEASGGASASSSDNGMSIEIVAKTEKFDEFFNFILSVMKNPKFEQSQFDLIKSQSLSSLDRPYTEPGTVSAMALSRLTEIYKPGDLRYHFEPDFAKQQLKLATNDQVKALYQQFFAMDHASIAVTGDFDAKKMKKTLKAEFENWNKKQPYQRLTTPYVEYKAQKLHVLSEPREFGSYLSVMGFPLGAFHADAPAMIVFERILGNSQLSSRLAQELREKNALVYGFNSSLSLDEDEESGALGISANYTAGKSAQVSNSVHKVLKALIEKGVTEQEVEAAKADIMKNRVTVLEDERSIHRMLNPQLYRNKDMNARKKRDQEFAKLTKSDVDAAIKKYIHLDRLIEVMADQYGQPTKEVPKPIPASQLAPIPNQAQPAQTQKRQVKPSQTQPLQIQQPKTQP from the coding sequence ATGTTAACCCGATTTAAAACGCTTACACTTTCATTATTCATCATCAGTGTAAGTGCCGATGCTTTGGCTGGTTCTGGTTTGGTTAAAGCTGAACAAAATATTGAAGAATATAAACTCGACAATGGGTTACGTGTCGTTTTAGCACCAAATGACAAAGAAAATAAAGTCATTATAAATACAGTGTATTTAACTGGTTCTTTAAATGATCCCAAAGGTAAGGGTGGTCTAGCACATTTGCTCGAACATTTAGCATTTAAAGGCACGCAAAATGTCAAAGGTGAAGAATTTCAGCGTCGATTAGATCAATTTACTTTAATGACCAATGCCAGCACAGATTATTATTCAACAAAATATATCAATGTCGTACGTCCTGAAAAAACAGTCATAGATGAAGTGCTTTATCTTGAATCAGAACGCATGGACAAGTTGGTATTACAGGAAAAATTTGTACCGTCTGAAATCAACATCGTGATGCGTGAACGTGAAGTACGTATGGATCAGCCTTCAGCTGTACTCATGGATCAAATGTGGAAAGCAGCATATGGTAATGAGTCATTAGGACGCTTGGCGATTGGCGATTTAAACGAATTACAATCCATTAAAATGGATGAATTGAATAAATTCTATCGGACATGGTATGCACCAAACAATGCAGTGATTGTCATTGCAGGTAAATTTAATAAAGCAGATGTACTCAAAACCATCGATAAAAATTTCAGTCCAATCCCTCAGCGTACAGTTCCTGAATCGGCTAAAGTTCCGCCCTTTAATATCAATAATATGAAGATTAAAGAATTTGCCGTGAAAAAGGGCAGCGACTTAGCCAAGTATAATGTTTATTTAAACAGTAAAAACGAAAATATTCAGGCAGCACTGTCATTTACGCCATATTTGTACACCATGCAACCAAGCGGACATTTATACAAAGATATGGTCGAGTCAGGTATCAGTACCAATGTTTTTGCGACCACATGGTTAGATCAACACTTTAATTTGGTGTTGTTAGGCGCTATTTATGCACCCAATCATCATGCTGAAAATGTCAAAAAACAGCTGATTCAAAGTGTGGAAAAACCGCAAAAATTTAATGCAACCGAAGTCAATCGTATAAAAAACATGGTTAAAAATGCGCAAGAAACCATGATCACTAACTCATCTGCAGTTGCTGATATGATTAGTGAATATATGGTTTCACAACAGGGCGATTGGTCAAAATTCTTTAAAGAGCAAAAGCAATTACAAGATTTAAGCGTCGATGAAATTAATCAAATTTTGACTTCATTTTTAACGTCAACGCATCGAATTTCAGCAGATATACAACCTACACCTGAAGATCAGAAAAAAGCACAAACGCTTAAAGAGGAAGCAGCAGTTCCATCACAAACTCTTGATCAAAAAGCTGAACAAGCAGAACCACTTAAAGATGCTCAAGTCTATAGAGCTGAAGTCAGTCAATATTTGAAAACCTCAAAAGCACGTTTAGATGCAACAGAGAAAAAAATTCAACGTGGCAAACTTAAAAATGGGATGAAGTATGCGCTATTTCCAACCAAAACACGTGATGGGAAAACTTATGTATCGATCGATGTCGACTTTGGTACAGAGCAAAGTATGTTTAATAAAGCTGACATCATCGGTTTAACTTCATACTTATTATTACGTGCATCTGAGCAATATAGTCTGCAAGATATTGCTGATAAATCGATTGAAGCGAGCGGCGGAGCATCGGCGTCATCAAGCGATAACGGCATGAGCATTGAGATTGTTGCCAAAACTGAAAAATTCGATGAGTTTTTTAATTTTATTTTGTCTGTGATGAAAAATCCAAAATTTGAACAATCACAGTTTGACCTCATAAAATCGCAATCACTTTCAAGTTTAGATCGACCATATACTGAACCTGGAACAGTTTCAGCGATGGCCTTGTCGCGATTGACGGAAATCTATAAACCAGGCGATTTGCGTTACCATTTTGAGCCTGATTTTGCCAAGCAACAATTAAAATTGGCGACCAATGATCAAGTCAAAGCCTTATATCAACAATTCTTTGCGATGGATCATGCCAGCATTGCTGTAACAGGTGATTTTGATGCCAAGAAAATGAAGAAAACTTTAAAAGCAGAATTTGAAAATTGGAATAAAAAGCAACCTTATCAGCGTTTAACAACGCCTTATGTTGAATATAAAGCTCAAAAATTGCATGTGCTTTCAGAGCCACGTGAGTTTGGTAGTTATTTAAGTGTCATGGGCTTTCCTTTAGGTGCTTTCCATGCAGATGCACCAGCAATGATTGTTTTTGAGCGTATTTTGGGTAATTCGCAATTGTCTTCGCGTTTGGCTCAAGAACTGCGTGAGAAAAATGCATTGGTTTATGGCTTTAACAGCTCACTCAGTCTAGATGAAGATGAAGAATCTGGAGCACTTGGCATTAGTGCAAACTACACGGCTGGTAAGTCTGCTCAAGTCTCTAACTCAGTTCATAAAGTTTTAAAAGCGCTGATTGAAAAAGGTGTAACAGAGCAAGAAGTTGAAGCAGCCAAAGCGGATATCATGAAAAATCGAGTGACTGTTTTAGAAGATGAACGCAGTATTCATCGTATGCTCAATCCACAGCTTTACCGTAATAAAGACATGAATGCACGTAAAAAACGGGATCAAGAATTTGCCAAATTGACAAAATCAGATGTTGATGCCGCGATTAAGAAGTACATTCATTTGGATCGTTTGATTGAAGTCATGGCAGATCAATATGGTCAACCAACCAAAGAAGTGCCAAAGCCTATTCCTGCAAGTCAATTGGCGCCGATTCCGAATCAAGCTCAACCAGCTCAAACTCAAAAGCGTCAAGTGAAACCAAGTCAAACTCAACCGCTTCAAATTCAACAACCGAAAACGCAACCCTAG
- a CDS encoding amidohydrolase family protein, protein MQQLDFAIIDAHIHQWDPYHTPHPAALAVKLFGKSPYLLDKVIRLAQPKDLLESIGLTSHISSAYLPQNYRKDVGHYAISQVVHVEASWHDHKGKGVVGETEFIESLPFNDGTVKLGGIVATADPRDRNFKKILKLHHQASPHFKGIRRMAAYHEDKGIHRWTDQAELYRDKKFLKGFEVLAQYNLSFDAWVYSTQLSDVITLAKQFPETSIVLDHLGTPAGLFGPVGKQTGLTQVARDNIFYRWKEDIAELALLPNVYTKMSGLLMPVLGHQFHKQKRLASKAEIFDLVHPMITHALESFGTYRVMFASNFPMDSVNANLVTIIDAFSDVVAAYDPDALKQVFHHNAKQFYRLKG, encoded by the coding sequence ATGCAACAACTCGATTTTGCCATTATTGATGCACATATTCACCAATGGGATCCTTATCATACGCCTCATCCAGCAGCACTTGCCGTCAAACTATTCGGCAAAAGTCCATACTTACTCGATAAAGTTATTCGTTTGGCGCAACCTAAAGATCTGCTTGAAAGCATAGGTTTAACCTCTCATATTAGTTCGGCTTATCTTCCACAAAATTACAGAAAAGATGTAGGCCACTACGCAATCAGTCAAGTTGTGCACGTTGAAGCCAGTTGGCACGACCATAAAGGTAAAGGCGTGGTGGGTGAAACTGAATTTATTGAATCACTACCATTCAATGACGGTACAGTAAAACTAGGAGGTATAGTCGCTACAGCCGACCCACGTGATCGAAACTTTAAGAAAATACTCAAACTACACCATCAAGCATCACCCCATTTTAAAGGCATCCGTCGTATGGCGGCATATCATGAAGATAAAGGGATACATCGTTGGACCGACCAAGCTGAATTGTATCGAGATAAAAAATTCCTGAAAGGCTTTGAAGTTTTAGCACAGTACAATTTGAGTTTTGATGCGTGGGTTTATTCAACACAGTTGTCAGATGTGATTACACTTGCGAAACAGTTTCCTGAAACCTCCATCGTGTTGGATCATTTAGGTACTCCTGCTGGCTTATTTGGCCCTGTTGGTAAGCAAACGGGGCTAACCCAAGTGGCGCGTGACAATATTTTTTATCGTTGGAAGGAGGATATTGCTGAACTGGCTCTCCTCCCCAATGTCTATACCAAAATGTCAGGTTTACTCATGCCAGTACTGGGTCATCAATTCCACAAGCAAAAACGACTTGCCAGTAAAGCTGAGATTTTTGATTTGGTTCATCCAATGATCACCCACGCGCTGGAAAGCTTTGGGACATATAGAGTGATGTTTGCTTCAAACTTTCCAATGGACAGTGTCAACGCAAATTTGGTCACTATTATTGATGCTTTTAGCGATGTTGTCGCGGCTTATGACCCAGATGCTTTAAAACAAGTTTTCCATCATAACGCCAAGCAGTTTTATCGTCTAAAAGGATAA
- a CDS encoding DUF3144 domain-containing protein codes for MVQKIEATDVTEEEALNAAFFERADEFIKQANEFCRVEKGSDVKPAEMRGQVSAAMLFGTARFNTWVAANGFKDGKEMRDAKDQVMSYIMQQFQMMLEDNYDEYCEQFENYLRFRHNEEFHANKHDHNH; via the coding sequence ATGGTTCAAAAGATTGAAGCGACAGATGTAACCGAAGAAGAAGCGTTGAATGCTGCATTCTTTGAACGTGCCGATGAATTTATTAAACAAGCCAATGAATTTTGCCGTGTGGAAAAAGGTTCAGATGTCAAACCTGCTGAAATGCGTGGACAAGTGAGTGCTGCAATGCTATTCGGTACTGCTCGTTTTAATACTTGGGTAGCGGCAAATGGCTTTAAAGACGGCAAAGAAATGCGTGATGCCAAAGATCAAGTGATGTCTTATATCATGCAACAATTTCAAATGATGCTTGAAGACAACTACGACGAATATTGTGAACAGTTTGAAAACTATCTTCGTTTCCGTCATAACGAAGAATTTCATGCCAATAAGCATGATCACAACCATTAA
- a CDS encoding CocE/NonD family hydrolase has translation MKLLNTLYAAIGIGVAVIGTTVGIVNKSITPTQNITSDLNYLSPQSNTPNATTLDPNQIGHPNITLKNTRLGTRANVSKAQYPVTTNADAKWQLYDRAEDYPKIKALPTQWINMKDGTRIAVYVTLPADEQGNAVNTQFPVILIQTAYNGGTIGRISSIVGGADPDMVKRGYATVVVDVRGTGNSAGKWEAFGNTEQQDAFEIIDWTSKQSWSNGKIGLYGVSYLGITTLLGAATQHPAVKAAFPIVPIGDSYRDILFNGGQLNTNFIPAWLGIITVLGTLPIDAYLADPVKGQALAYEKLKNTTEFQIPLVFDALGGTDFAFDYDFWGERSPLEYADKIKVPTFIVGGTRDLFQRSEPLWLEALKDQTTAKIFIGPWNHIQAAQLFPSLPKDNIPKLEKIALQWFDQYLKGMDVGADRLPNVTQWVHGYENYVTTTDWPHVELTPDRFFLNNKHTLVRDKTTDKSGESFLIQAPTFGLCSSTVEQVTMGISSLVPFPCLENSNLSNIPAAVFNTEPLTEDYYLNGPMQADLWVSTSSKDTGIVVRISDVDPKTGNAKTLSTGILTASLRKVDESRSRYIQGQMIQPWQTFKKEDVQPLEKNQPVLMQIEIPPTAVLIPKGHKIQVSVVASDIWKGVAPLPTLKSTLLGSISIYSNASYPSSVVLPKVPTQYVKN, from the coding sequence ATGAAATTATTAAACACGCTTTATGCTGCAATTGGTATTGGTGTTGCAGTGATTGGAACGACAGTAGGTATTGTCAATAAATCAATCACACCAACTCAAAATATCACCTCGGATTTAAACTACCTTAGCCCTCAATCCAACACACCCAATGCAACTACTTTAGATCCGAACCAAATCGGACATCCGAATATCACATTAAAAAACACCCGCCTTGGCACACGTGCGAATGTGAGTAAAGCACAATATCCTGTGACCACAAATGCAGATGCAAAATGGCAGCTTTATGATCGAGCTGAAGATTATCCTAAAATTAAAGCGCTTCCTACCCAATGGATTAATATGAAGGATGGCACTCGCATTGCGGTGTATGTCACCTTACCTGCAGATGAACAAGGCAATGCAGTCAATACACAATTCCCTGTTATTCTCATTCAAACCGCATATAACGGAGGGACAATTGGTCGTATTTCCTCGATTGTCGGTGGTGCAGACCCTGATATGGTCAAACGCGGTTATGCTACGGTCGTCGTCGATGTACGTGGTACTGGTAACTCTGCTGGCAAATGGGAAGCATTTGGCAACACTGAGCAACAAGACGCTTTTGAGATTATTGATTGGACGAGTAAGCAATCTTGGTCGAATGGCAAGATTGGCTTATATGGTGTCTCGTATTTAGGCATCACGACACTTCTTGGTGCTGCGACTCAACATCCTGCTGTAAAAGCTGCATTTCCCATTGTGCCGATTGGTGACAGTTATCGTGATATTTTATTTAATGGTGGTCAACTGAATACCAACTTTATTCCTGCTTGGTTAGGGATTATCACCGTTTTAGGGACATTGCCCATTGATGCTTATCTTGCAGACCCAGTCAAGGGGCAAGCTTTGGCTTATGAAAAATTAAAAAACACCACTGAGTTCCAAATCCCATTGGTTTTCGATGCACTTGGTGGAACTGATTTCGCCTTTGATTATGATTTTTGGGGCGAACGATCTCCTTTAGAATATGCCGACAAAATTAAAGTACCGACCTTTATCGTCGGTGGTACACGTGATCTGTTCCAGCGTAGTGAACCCTTATGGTTAGAGGCATTGAAAGATCAAACGACTGCCAAAATCTTCATTGGGCCTTGGAATCATATCCAAGCAGCACAACTTTTTCCGTCCTTGCCAAAAGACAATATTCCGAAATTAGAGAAAATAGCATTGCAGTGGTTTGACCAATATTTAAAAGGTATGGATGTGGGTGCTGACCGACTGCCGAATGTCACGCAGTGGGTTCATGGTTATGAAAATTATGTCACCACGACAGATTGGCCTCATGTGGAACTGACGCCTGATCGTTTCTTTCTAAATAATAAACACACTTTAGTACGAGATAAAACCACTGATAAATCTGGTGAAAGCTTTTTAATTCAAGCGCCTACTTTTGGTCTTTGTTCAAGTACTGTCGAACAAGTGACAATGGGAATCTCAAGCTTAGTCCCCTTTCCTTGCTTAGAAAATAGTAACTTGTCTAATATTCCTGCTGCGGTATTTAATACTGAACCCTTGACTGAAGATTATTATCTAAATGGTCCGATGCAAGCCGATTTGTGGGTTTCAACCAGTTCGAAAGATACAGGGATAGTCGTTCGGATATCTGATGTAGACCCGAAAACGGGCAATGCAAAAACACTCAGTACTGGTATTTTAACAGCATCTTTACGCAAAGTTGACGAATCCCGTTCACGTTATATTCAAGGTCAAATGATTCAACCATGGCAAACTTTTAAGAAGGAAGACGTTCAGCCATTGGAAAAAAACCAACCTGTATTAATGCAAATTGAAATTCCACCAACAGCAGTTCTGATTCCTAAGGGTCATAAAATTCAGGTTTCAGTTGTTGCCAGTGATATTTGGAAAGGTGTCGCACCTTTACCGACTTTAAAATCAACTTTATTGGGTTCAATTTCAATTTACTCAAATGCCAGTTATCCATCGAGTGTGGTCTTGCCTAAAGTACCGACACAATATGTGAAAAACTGA
- a CDS encoding MFS transporter produces the protein MNTQANLNESHLQQTAPDQHQGNWYAVITLSITAFVLVTSEFLPIGVLNAIAQDLQVTVGTAGLVITLPGVMGAFAAPLISVWVKGLDRRYLLIGLTAVMVIANFITAYAASFALILFSRFILGIAIGGFWATAIALSGRVAPAHLPIAKATAIVMAGVTLATVLGVPIGTWLSELYGWRTAFLMTAVIGAVILVFEYLFLPKLYPTSAIQYRDLPALFADPKARKGLVIILLIGLAHFSTYSYLAPFFKNVSGFNGATISTLLLVYGAAGFFGNAFAGYSSNLNVRYTLAAVGVCLAVVFIGFPIYATHLTGAYFLTAIWGFAFGAFPTTANIWMFLHAPQAVEKGMPLFVGIFQVMIALGALIGGFMVDHFSTSILLYSVVTLIAFALLAVFTHSRGLNNPKIIEQASTCQN, from the coding sequence ATGAATACTCAAGCCAATTTGAACGAATCTCATCTTCAGCAAACCGCTCCAGATCAACATCAAGGCAATTGGTATGCCGTCATCACCCTATCCATTACAGCATTTGTTTTGGTCACCAGTGAGTTTCTCCCCATTGGTGTGTTAAATGCCATTGCTCAAGATCTGCAGGTTACAGTCGGTACAGCAGGTTTAGTAATTACACTGCCAGGTGTTATGGGGGCTTTTGCAGCGCCACTTATATCCGTTTGGGTCAAGGGTCTTGATCGAAGATATCTGTTGATTGGACTCACGGCTGTCATGGTAATCGCCAATTTCATTACTGCATATGCTGCTAGTTTTGCTTTGATTTTATTTAGTCGATTTATTTTAGGGATTGCCATTGGTGGCTTTTGGGCAACGGCCATTGCGCTAAGTGGTCGTGTTGCACCTGCACACTTACCTATTGCTAAAGCAACGGCAATTGTCATGGCAGGTGTGACCTTAGCCACAGTTTTAGGTGTACCCATTGGCACATGGCTGAGTGAACTTTATGGATGGAGAACTGCATTTTTAATGACTGCTGTGATTGGTGCTGTGATATTGGTGTTCGAATACTTATTTCTTCCTAAATTATATCCCACTTCAGCCATTCAGTATCGTGACTTACCTGCTCTTTTTGCTGACCCGAAAGCGAGGAAAGGCTTAGTAATTATTCTGCTGATTGGTTTGGCACATTTCTCGACCTATAGTTATTTAGCTCCATTTTTTAAGAATGTCTCTGGTTTTAATGGTGCAACCATTAGTACACTGTTATTGGTCTATGGTGCAGCAGGTTTCTTTGGAAATGCTTTTGCAGGTTATAGCAGCAATTTGAATGTCAGATATACCTTGGCTGCAGTTGGAGTGTGTTTAGCGGTGGTATTTATAGGATTTCCTATTTATGCGACCCATCTTACTGGTGCTTATTTTCTAACAGCAATCTGGGGTTTTGCATTCGGTGCATTTCCAACAACAGCGAATATTTGGATGTTTTTACACGCGCCTCAAGCCGTTGAAAAAGGTATGCCTTTATTCGTCGGTATTTTTCAAGTGATGATCGCACTTGGCGCACTGATTGGTGGTTTTATGGTGGATCATTTTAGTACCAGCATTTTACTGTATAGCGTCGTTACCCTCATTGCTTTTGCACTTTTAGCGGTGTTTACCCATAGTCGAGGTTTAAATAATCCTAAAATAATCGAACAGGCTTCAACCTGCCAGAATTGA
- a CDS encoding TetR/AcrR family transcriptional regulator, translating into MQDNTKPENQAVSSNIHLRRRGRPKCFDENQALEKAMLLFWQYGYEATSISDLTQSLGITAPSLYGTFGDKVELFKKSLDYYLANEACPIDEIFKQAKTAKIAMELYLFENLKRLIQDYKPTGCMLVVSTMNCSITNQQIQTELLNKRLATKQKIFARIQQGVKQGEIPSMTDIQAMTDFYTTMLQGMTIQARDGATMEQLEHVVIMAMKNWDNFLK; encoded by the coding sequence ATGCAGGATAATACAAAGCCCGAAAATCAAGCAGTTAGTTCGAATATACATTTACGTCGTCGCGGCAGACCAAAATGTTTTGATGAAAATCAAGCACTTGAAAAGGCGATGTTGTTATTTTGGCAGTATGGTTATGAGGCAACATCAATCAGTGATTTGACTCAAAGTTTGGGAATCACAGCGCCAAGTTTGTATGGAACTTTTGGCGATAAAGTTGAATTGTTTAAAAAAAGCTTGGACTATTATTTAGCAAATGAAGCATGCCCGATAGATGAAATTTTTAAACAAGCCAAAACTGCAAAAATTGCCATGGAGCTTTATCTATTTGAAAACTTAAAACGATTAATTCAAGACTATAAACCCACAGGGTGCATGCTGGTGGTTTCAACTATGAATTGTTCAATTACAAATCAGCAGATTCAAACGGAATTGCTCAATAAACGCTTAGCGACAAAACAGAAAATTTTTGCTCGTATCCAACAAGGTGTTAAACAGGGGGAAATTCCATCAATGACAGATATTCAAGCAATGACAGATTTTTATACCACCATGCTACAAGGTATGACTATACAAGCACGTGATGGTGCAACAATGGAACAATTAGAACATGTAGTAATAATGGCAATGAAAAACTGGGACAATTTTCTAAAATAA
- a CDS encoding ATP-binding cassette domain-containing protein: MIAIVSSFLLVSTVIGVLLPYLLKLLIDESQSSSTSQSVSLFSFSNLYFLAFAYAMGWLISQAIDQFKNMFSALFFRNFESALVYKGLENYFNLKYEEQKKIEAGVFNADLWRGASGFSQITYTILFVIIPIVIQIIGMVWVLAHNIGVIYSLYFLIFSIITLALSLLITFKTHDIFTAMYESRNSLNQFIIEKISGAYDIKVNASLNYELKEFDNRIHTFKRKAGHNYKKAVVFMLYQLIFIGFFLLFFMLLSVYLFQQKQQITAGDFVLISTYIVSLTLPLMMMSQSIIRLRGDFIAAQKYYDYFNLQKDELSQKQLNQSTSLYEFRHSNFMLGQYLVHDFNFKIEHGKCYVAIGRTGIGKTSFIHYLIGLQQIQKGQLKYKDVDISEQFSAQIFKEIAFVSQNPIVYSGTLRQNLVHNSQYNYSDQDLYEWLDRFHLTKILHKNNIQLDDDLQDIYKSFSGGEKQRISIIRAMLKRPELLIMDEPTAALDERTSLELMPFIRKRVPTIFMISHANYALEFADEIIDFNQLIVASTEVELDHK; encoded by the coding sequence ATGATCGCAATTGTCAGCTCATTTTTACTGGTTTCAACTGTAATAGGTGTTCTGCTTCCTTATCTTTTAAAATTATTAATTGACGAATCTCAATCGAGTTCAACTTCTCAATCTGTCAGTCTATTTTCTTTTTCAAACCTGTATTTTTTAGCCTTTGCTTATGCGATGGGGTGGTTAATATCGCAGGCAATAGATCAATTTAAAAATATGTTTAGCGCACTTTTTTTTCGAAATTTCGAAAGTGCGCTGGTATATAAAGGCTTAGAAAATTATTTTAATTTAAAATATGAGGAACAAAAAAAGATTGAAGCTGGTGTGTTTAATGCAGATTTATGGCGTGGAGCAAGTGGGTTTTCACAAATCACCTATACTATCTTATTTGTCATCATTCCGATTGTGATTCAAATTATTGGTATGGTTTGGGTGTTGGCACATAATATTGGTGTTATTTATTCTTTATATTTTCTCATATTTTCAATTATTACTTTAGCATTGTCTTTATTAATTACCTTTAAGACTCATGATATTTTTACTGCAATGTATGAGTCGCGCAATAGTTTGAATCAATTCATTATCGAAAAAATTAGCGGCGCTTATGATATAAAAGTTAATGCATCTTTAAATTACGAGTTAAAGGAATTTGATAACCGTATTCATACATTTAAACGGAAAGCGGGTCATAACTATAAAAAAGCGGTTGTTTTTATGCTCTATCAACTTATATTTATTGGCTTTTTTTTGCTCTTTTTTATGTTGCTTTCAGTTTATCTTTTTCAGCAAAAACAACAAATAACGGCCGGTGATTTTGTCCTTATTAGTACTTATATTGTGAGTTTGACACTACCATTAATGATGATGTCGCAAAGCATTATTCGTTTGCGTGGAGATTTTATTGCTGCGCAAAAATACTATGATTATTTTAATTTGCAAAAGGATGAATTGAGTCAAAAACAGCTTAATCAAAGTACATCTTTATATGAATTTCGACATTCAAATTTTATGTTAGGGCAATATTTAGTTCATGATTTCAACTTTAAAATAGAGCATGGTAAATGCTATGTTGCGATTGGTCGTACAGGTATTGGAAAGACCAGTTTTATCCATTATCTGATTGGATTACAACAGATCCAAAAAGGTCAGTTAAAGTACAAAGATGTGGATATCAGTGAGCAGTTTTCAGCGCAAATTTTCAAAGAAATTGCCTTTGTTAGTCAAAATCCAATCGTTTATTCAGGAACGCTCAGACAAAATTTAGTCCATAACAGCCAGTATAATTATAGTGACCAAGATTTATATGAATGGTTAGATCGTTTTCATCTAACGAAAATTTTACATAAGAATAATATACAGTTAGATGATGATTTGCAGGATATTTATAAAAGTTTTTCAGGTGGAGAAAAGCAAAGAATCAGTATTATTCGTGCAATGTTGAAACGACCAGAACTTTTAATTATGGATGAACCGACAGCCGCTTTAGACGAGCGAACAAGTCTTGAGCTGATGCCATTTATTCGAAAACGTGTTCCAACCATTTTTATGATTTCACATGCAAATTATGCGCTAGAATTCGCTGATGAAATTATCGATTTTAATCAGCTTATTGTAGCCAGCACTGAAGTAGAATTGGATCATAAATAA